Proteins found in one Hevea brasiliensis isolate MT/VB/25A 57/8 chromosome 18, ASM3005281v1, whole genome shotgun sequence genomic segment:
- the LOC110659233 gene encoding uncharacterized protein LOC110659233, with protein MSQGYAIELYFDPALENQVLKAWNVLARRQISTHLIEIESRPHITLYSSSFAEPTKLESIVKNFASKQEPLSLSLSAIGGLPNDNNVLFLAPTPSLSLLQFHSQLYDALKKEGIEITEDYRPDSWIPYCAVAQDVPKARIGEAFCVLRDLKLPVTGYAMDIGLVEFSPVRELFSFVLGNSVEG; from the coding sequence ATGTCACAAGGTTATGCAATTGAACTCTATTTCGATCCAGCCCTTGAAAATCAGGTCTTGAAGGCCTGGAACGTGCTAGCTCGACGTCAAATCAGCACCCATCTCATCGAAATCGAGTCACGCCCTCACATAACCCTCTATTCTAGCTCGTTTGCTGAGCCTACAAAGCTTGAATCAATTGTCAAGAACTTTGCCTCAAAGCAGGAGCCATTATCCTTATCTCTCTCTGCAATTGGGGGTCTCCCAAATGATAACAATGTCCTCTTTTTAGCCCCTACGCCTTCACTTTCACTTCTTCAATTTCATTCTCAATTGTATGATGCATTGAAGAAGGAAGGGATTGAGATTACTGAAGATTACCGCCCTGACTCCTGGATTCCTTATTGTGCAGTGGCTCAAGATGTGCCAAAGGCGAGGATAGGAGAGGCATTTTGTGTTTTGAGAGACTTGAAGTTGCCTGTTACAGGGTATGCAATGGATATTGGGTTGGTAGAGTTCTCACCGGTTCGTGAATTATTCTCATTTGTCCTTGGCAATTCAGTAGAAGGATGA